One segment of Echeneis naucrates chromosome 15, fEcheNa1.1, whole genome shotgun sequence DNA contains the following:
- the LOC115055821 gene encoding GDNF family receptor alpha-1-like translates to MFRIERKTMILAVLYVLLPLLDVLCYAEENLRAGASRLDCVRASEQCLREQACSTKYRTMRQCAAGGKETNFSMVAGLEAKDECRSAMDALKQSPLYNCRCKRGMKKEKNCLRIYWGIYQALQGNDFLEDSPYEPVNSRLSDIFRLAPIMGLA, encoded by the exons ATGTTTCGCATTGAGAGGAAGACGATGATCCTCGCAGTATTGTATGTCCTGCTGCCTCTTTTAG ATGTGTTGTGTTACGCCGAGGAGAACCTGCGTGCCGGGGCCAGCCGGCTGGACTGTGTGAGAGCCAGCGAGCAGTGTCTGCGGGAGCAGGCGTGCAGCACCAAGTACCGCACCATGAGGCAGTGCGCGGCCGGCGGCAAGGAAACCAACTTCAGCATGGTAGCCGGCTTGGAGGCCAAGGACGAGTGCCGGAGCGCCATGGATGCGCTCAAGCAGAGCCCCCTCTACAACTGCCGGTGTAAAAGGGGcatgaagaaagagaagaactgCCTGCGCATCTACTGGGGGATCTATCAGGCGTTACAAG GTAATGATTTCTTGGAAGATTCTCCATATGAACCTGTCAACAGTCGTCTATCTGACATTTTCCGCCTAGCTCCCATCATGG
- the LOC115055820 gene encoding coiled-coil domain-containing protein 172-like: MSLDALFQQILLTEQQLTQQTHKFKEVKVAIIRCNEKIKSANELYKKTREELDKKTQQLSVMRLKHALMKKCEGQMLKQIEELLFQKRRLWEHLARIKRESKEEEECFLQEISRFNSDFSLRGNRETVFMSQTHTEFLDLEREVESLYKEMELMSSSNSHMSAIQEEKRALQLELQDLNNSKIDLDQQLSVTKELTESLKEESLFVSQKPLTDNTCFRLRQELKMLKMGELELLQEALSSEIQSLQSILENSQGNEQH; encoded by the exons ATGAGTTTAGACGCACTCTTTCAACAAATCCTTCTGACCGAACAACAACTGACTCAACAGACACATAAATTCAAAGAAG tcaaAGTAGCCATCATCAGATGCAATGAGAAGATCAAGAGTGCAAATGAATTGTATAAAAAGACGAGAGAAGAGCTTGATAAAAAG ACACAGCAGTTGTCTGTTATGAGGCTGAAGCATGCTCTAATGAAGAAATGTGAAGGCCAGATGTTGAAGCAAATTGAGGAGCTGCTTTTCCAGAAGAGACGTCTCTGGGAACATCTA GCCAGGATAAAGAGGGAGTctaaagaagaagaggaatgcTTCCTCCAAGAGATCTCAAGGTTCAACAGTGACTTCAGTCTTCGAGGGAACAGAGAAACAGTGTTCatgagccaaacacacacagagtttctGGACCTGGAGAGGGAGGTGGAATCATTATATAAAG AGATGGAGCTGATGAGCAGTAGCAACAGTCATATGAGTGCCAtacaggaggagaagagagcgCTCCAGCTTGAACTACAAGATCTGAATAACAGTAAGATAG ATCTGGATCAGCAGTTGAGTGTGACTAAAGAGTTGACAGAGTCCCTGAAAGAAGAGAGCTTGTTTGTCAGTCAGAAACCCCTCACTGATAACACCTGTTTTAG ATTGAGGCAGGAGCTGAAGATGCTTAAAATGGGCGAGCTGGAACTTCTGCAGGAGGCACTCAGCTCAGAAATACAGTCCCTGCAGTCA